A single Ptiloglossa arizonensis isolate GNS036 chromosome 2, iyPtiAriz1_principal, whole genome shotgun sequence DNA region contains:
- the Nd-75 gene encoding NADH dehydrogenase (ubiquinone) 75 kDa subunit isoform X1, whose amino-acid sequence MLRLPIIRLSTGLQNGRPFIVGLHTSSKLQQELVEVFIDDKPVQVPPGTTVLQAAAKVGVEIPRFCYHERLAVAGNCRMCLVEIEKQVKPVAACAMPVMKGWRVKTNSDLTRKAREGVMEFLLVNHPLDCPICDQGGECDLQDQSMAFGSDRSRFVDINYSGKRAVEDKDIGPLIKTVMTRCIHCTRCIRFASEVAGVDDLGTTGRGNDMQVGTYVEKMFLSELSGNIIDLCPVGALTSKPYAFVARPWETRRTDSIDVHDAVGSNIVISHRTGEVLRILPRVNEEINEEWLSDKARFSYDGLKRQRLITPMMKISGKLESVEWEDALVAVAQVSEALPLNKCAAIAGKLADTESLVALKDLINKLGSESLATEQSFPKLGAGIDIRSNYLLNNTISAVEEADVVLLIGTNPRYEAPLVNTRLRKGYIHGEQTIALIGPNVDLTYDHEHLGEFPEIITQLRNGTHAFSNTLKNAKKPLVILGVEQLTRKDGLKILSETQLLAQTLEENSKASEEWKVLNILHTNASQVAALDVGYSSTVDDVKQLQPKVLFLLGADDANIKKEDFSNTFIVYIGSHGDEGASIADVILPGAAYTEKVATYVNTEGRAQQTCAAITPPGIARPDWKIIRALSEFCGVCLPYDNLMEIRSRLEEIAPHLVRYGNVEPANYFAQALELSKESSGSLSSNPLEIKQKTLDHFFMTDAISRASSTMAKCVQAVIRQRESTL is encoded by the exons ATGTTGAGGCTCCCAATAATTAGACTGTCTACAGGATTACAAAATGGTAGGCCTTTTATTGTGGGATTACATACATCCTCCAAACTACAACAAGAATTAGTAGAAGTATTTATAGATGACAAACCTGTTCAAGTTCCACCAGGAACAACTGTTTTGCAG gcAGCTGCAAAAGTTGGAGTAGAAATTCCCAGATTTTGTTATCATGAACGTTTAGCTGTGGCAGGAAATTGTAGGATGTGTCTCGTAGAAATAGAAAAACAAGTTaag CCTGTTGCAGCTTGCGCTATGCCTGTAATGAAAGGTTGGAGAGTGAAAACTAATTCTGATTTAACTCGTAAAGCTCGAGAAGGTGTTATGGAATTTTTATTGGTAAATCATCCTTTGGATTGTCCAATATGTGATCAAGGTGGCGAGTGTGACTTACAAGACCAAAGTATGGCATTTGGAAGTGATCGAAGCAGATTTGTTGATATTAATTATAGTGGTAAAAGAGCTGTGGAAGACAAGGATATTGGACCTTTGATAAAAACAGTCATGACACGTTGTATTCATTGTACAAGGTGCAttcgttttgcatctgaagtagctGGTGTTGATGATCTAGGTACTACAGGCCGTGGAAATGATATGCAA gtAGGAACGTACGTAGAGAAGATGTTCCTGTCTGAATTATCTGGTAATATCATTGACCTATGTCCTGTTGGAGCATTAACCAGTAAACCATATGCTTTTGTTGCTCGTCCATGGGAGACACGTCGCACAGATAGCATTGATGTCCATGATGCTGTTGGtagtaatattgtaatatctCATAGAACAGGTGAAGTTTTGAGAATTTTGCCAAGGGTGAACGAA GAAATAAATGAAGAGTGGCTATCAGATAAGGCTCGTTTCTCTTATGATGGGCTTAAGCGTCAAAGACTTATAACTCCCATGATGAAAATTAGTGGAAAATTGGAATCTGTTGAATGGGAAGATGCTCTCGTAGCAG TTGCTCAAGTTTCAGAGGCTTTACCCTTAAATAAATGTGCAGCAATTGCTGGAAAACTAGCTGATACTGAATCCCTTGTAGCATTGAAGGATTTAATAAACAAACTTGGCAGTGAAAGTCTTGCAACAGAACAAAGTTTTCCAAAACTTGGTGCAGGTATTGATATAAGAAGCAATTATTTATTGAATAACACAATTAGTGCAGTCGAGGAAGCTGATGTTGTATTATTGATTGGTACAAATCCAAGATATGAAGCACCATTGGTAAATACTCGATTAAGAAAAGGTTACATTCATGGTGAACAGACTATTGCTCTAATTGGTCCAAATGTAGATTTAACATATGATCACGAG CACTTAGGCGAGTTTCCAGAAATTATAAcacaattaaggaatggtactcATGCATTTTCAAATACTTTGAAAAATGCTAAAAAACCTTTGGTGATTTTGGGTGTTGAACAGTTAACTAGAAAAGATGGATTGAAAATTTTGTCTGAAACACAATTATTGGCTCAAACTCTAGAAGAAAACTCGAAG gCTTCTGAAGAATGGAAAGTACTAAATATTCTGCATACGAATGCATCGCAAGTAGCTGCATTAGATGTAGGTTATTCTTCGACCGTCGACGATGTGAAACAGCTGCAACCAAAAGTTCTCTTTCTATTGGGGGCAGACGATGCAAATATAAAGAAAGAAGACTTTTCCAATACTTTTATCGTATACATAG GTAGCCATGGTGATGAAGGAGCCTCAATTGCAGATGTTATACTTCCTGGTGCTGCATACACTGAAAAAGTGGCAACATATGTAAATACAGAAGGTCGTGCACAACAAACTTGTGCTGCGATTACACCACCGGGTATAGCACGACCAGATTGGAAGATTATTCGGGCTCTTTCTGag TTCTGTGGAGTTTGTTTGCCTTATGATAACTTGATGGAGATCAGGTCTAGACTTGAAGAAATTGCACCGCATTTAGTTAGATACGGTAATGTGGAACCGGCAAATTATTTTGCTCAGGCATTAGAGTTATCGAAG GAGTCAAGCGGATCTTTATCTTCAAATCCATTGGAAATTAAACAAAAGACGTTAGATCATTTTTTCATGACGGACGCTATATCTCGGGCTTCATCTACTATGGCCAAGTGTGTCCAAGCAGTTATCAGGCAACGAGAAAGTACTTtgtaa
- the Nd-75 gene encoding NADH dehydrogenase (ubiquinone) 75 kDa subunit isoform X2: protein MPVMKGWRVKTNSDLTRKAREGVMEFLLVNHPLDCPICDQGGECDLQDQSMAFGSDRSRFVDINYSGKRAVEDKDIGPLIKTVMTRCIHCTRCIRFASEVAGVDDLGTTGRGNDMQVGTYVEKMFLSELSGNIIDLCPVGALTSKPYAFVARPWETRRTDSIDVHDAVGSNIVISHRTGEVLRILPRVNEEINEEWLSDKARFSYDGLKRQRLITPMMKISGKLESVEWEDALVAVAQVSEALPLNKCAAIAGKLADTESLVALKDLINKLGSESLATEQSFPKLGAGIDIRSNYLLNNTISAVEEADVVLLIGTNPRYEAPLVNTRLRKGYIHGEQTIALIGPNVDLTYDHEHLGEFPEIITQLRNGTHAFSNTLKNAKKPLVILGVEQLTRKDGLKILSETQLLAQTLEENSKASEEWKVLNILHTNASQVAALDVGYSSTVDDVKQLQPKVLFLLGADDANIKKEDFSNTFIVYIGSHGDEGASIADVILPGAAYTEKVATYVNTEGRAQQTCAAITPPGIARPDWKIIRALSEFCGVCLPYDNLMEIRSRLEEIAPHLVRYGNVEPANYFAQALELSKESSGSLSSNPLEIKQKTLDHFFMTDAISRASSTMAKCVQAVIRQRESTL, encoded by the exons ATGCCTGTAATGAAAGGTTGGAGAGTGAAAACTAATTCTGATTTAACTCGTAAAGCTCGAGAAGGTGTTATGGAATTTTTATTGGTAAATCATCCTTTGGATTGTCCAATATGTGATCAAGGTGGCGAGTGTGACTTACAAGACCAAAGTATGGCATTTGGAAGTGATCGAAGCAGATTTGTTGATATTAATTATAGTGGTAAAAGAGCTGTGGAAGACAAGGATATTGGACCTTTGATAAAAACAGTCATGACACGTTGTATTCATTGTACAAGGTGCAttcgttttgcatctgaagtagctGGTGTTGATGATCTAGGTACTACAGGCCGTGGAAATGATATGCAA gtAGGAACGTACGTAGAGAAGATGTTCCTGTCTGAATTATCTGGTAATATCATTGACCTATGTCCTGTTGGAGCATTAACCAGTAAACCATATGCTTTTGTTGCTCGTCCATGGGAGACACGTCGCACAGATAGCATTGATGTCCATGATGCTGTTGGtagtaatattgtaatatctCATAGAACAGGTGAAGTTTTGAGAATTTTGCCAAGGGTGAACGAA GAAATAAATGAAGAGTGGCTATCAGATAAGGCTCGTTTCTCTTATGATGGGCTTAAGCGTCAAAGACTTATAACTCCCATGATGAAAATTAGTGGAAAATTGGAATCTGTTGAATGGGAAGATGCTCTCGTAGCAG TTGCTCAAGTTTCAGAGGCTTTACCCTTAAATAAATGTGCAGCAATTGCTGGAAAACTAGCTGATACTGAATCCCTTGTAGCATTGAAGGATTTAATAAACAAACTTGGCAGTGAAAGTCTTGCAACAGAACAAAGTTTTCCAAAACTTGGTGCAGGTATTGATATAAGAAGCAATTATTTATTGAATAACACAATTAGTGCAGTCGAGGAAGCTGATGTTGTATTATTGATTGGTACAAATCCAAGATATGAAGCACCATTGGTAAATACTCGATTAAGAAAAGGTTACATTCATGGTGAACAGACTATTGCTCTAATTGGTCCAAATGTAGATTTAACATATGATCACGAG CACTTAGGCGAGTTTCCAGAAATTATAAcacaattaaggaatggtactcATGCATTTTCAAATACTTTGAAAAATGCTAAAAAACCTTTGGTGATTTTGGGTGTTGAACAGTTAACTAGAAAAGATGGATTGAAAATTTTGTCTGAAACACAATTATTGGCTCAAACTCTAGAAGAAAACTCGAAG gCTTCTGAAGAATGGAAAGTACTAAATATTCTGCATACGAATGCATCGCAAGTAGCTGCATTAGATGTAGGTTATTCTTCGACCGTCGACGATGTGAAACAGCTGCAACCAAAAGTTCTCTTTCTATTGGGGGCAGACGATGCAAATATAAAGAAAGAAGACTTTTCCAATACTTTTATCGTATACATAG GTAGCCATGGTGATGAAGGAGCCTCAATTGCAGATGTTATACTTCCTGGTGCTGCATACACTGAAAAAGTGGCAACATATGTAAATACAGAAGGTCGTGCACAACAAACTTGTGCTGCGATTACACCACCGGGTATAGCACGACCAGATTGGAAGATTATTCGGGCTCTTTCTGag TTCTGTGGAGTTTGTTTGCCTTATGATAACTTGATGGAGATCAGGTCTAGACTTGAAGAAATTGCACCGCATTTAGTTAGATACGGTAATGTGGAACCGGCAAATTATTTTGCTCAGGCATTAGAGTTATCGAAG GAGTCAAGCGGATCTTTATCTTCAAATCCATTGGAAATTAAACAAAAGACGTTAGATCATTTTTTCATGACGGACGCTATATCTCGGGCTTCATCTACTATGGCCAAGTGTGTCCAAGCAGTTATCAGGCAACGAGAAAGTACTTtgtaa